The genomic interval ttttcagtggtcagggcccctacaggaccactacagaacaggtatgatttgggtggtggatcattgtcagcgctgcagtgatgtgttagcgtgtgttgtACTAGTACAAgcggctcagacacagcagggccactagaattttttttttattgtcacaGCTAGACTTAGAATAGTCCACTAATCAAAAGTAGCCagacaacagcatcctgtgtccactgatgaaggactagaggacgaccaacacaaactgcagcaacagatgaactacattctctgactttatatttacaaggtaggtgtgtttaCTAGGGTGGACAGTTTTAAAAACTcgaacagcactgctgtgtctgatccacttgcaacAGCACTATGTCAATGgcgcagtgctgagaatgatccaccactcaaataactcctgctctgttgtggtcctgaactgaacaggatgaaatggggcagacagtatgcagagcaacaaatggacttcAGATTGTAATTGTTGAACAACAAAGttcttctgtatggtcagtggagctgggagTATGGACAAATGTGTGTAGAAAAAGGGAGGTGATCGTACTGTTacagttgagtgtgtgaattgatTTGATGTTTGCtcattttcacttagaaaatcaataaaacatcTTCTGACCAAGGGTGGTCAAACTTTTGCATGCGACCGAGTTTCTTGCATATTCAAATGTCTCTGGTGAACTTCACCAGTGCTCTAGGTGCAAGTCCATGGCGGAGTTCAAGTTGATGTCAGTCACGTCCAGGAACTCTGTGTTGAAGATGCTAGGTCCTGGCGGGGGCATGCTGCTAGTGAAGGCGGTGGCCGAACTGGGCGGGGTCAGGTCCAGCCACTCCATGGTCTCCCATGGTGACTCTGAGAATGTCATCCCCAGCCCTTGGCTATCCGCAGGCACCGGTGAAACTTTGGTGGCCATCGGGGACAAAGGCGTGTCCATCATGTCACGGCTGCTTAACAGCTTGTCGTCATGGTGATGGCCCGGGTAGCCCTCGCTGACCTCCTCCAGCTGGCCCTCTTCGGTGCCCATCTTCAGAGGCATGATGATGTCTCCCTGCCGGCTCATGGGACTCAGCAGCACCTCCAGGTGGCAGTCCCCCTGAGCTGCGGTGTGGTCGTAGGGCATCTGAGAGGGAGACATGTGGCTGTAGTGTCTGTGGAACTTGGGCAGGGGCGTGGCACCGTTGCTGCTGGGCGACACTGTAAGGTGAGGCACAACTTTGGTTACAGGGGACCTCTCTTCTTTGACGTTAGCTGGCATTTCTTTGGGAAAAATGGGAGGGGTTAGGGATGTTGCAGCACAGACTGATTTAACAGAAGTAATAGGTAAGCAGACTTTTACGCAGACAAATTTTATGCAGCAGGAAGGGGCCACATGTGTCAACTGCTGCTGGCTGTCTGCCAGCTGCCACCATTTGTCAATGGCCCCTACCGTTGGCTGATACTTCCTGTGGCCAGCTTGCCCATTAGGGACTGAACTCTGCCAAGCAACGGATTAGACCCATTCCACAgtattccacatcatttaaccTTTCACTTTTATTATAAGTGTGTTTAGAGTCAACATGTTTTCAGTTCTTGTGAGGGAGATGATTGTAGTAATCAACCGCATTCTACAGAGAATGACTGAGGAAAGCTGGAGTACCATAACGGAAGTAATAGAGACTAATCAGACTAACCGGAATTTCTAATCACATGCGCTGAACTTCATAAAAGATGCCTATACAACCTTCAGAAGAGCGTTCTCTCATAGAAAACCACTGAAGGTGCAACAAGCTGAAAGATTTTGCTGTATTTCGAATTATTGGTACTTGTTAATATTCATACTAAACTGTTATGCTCACCTCCACTTTCAATAAGAACGTCAAGAAGTTCATCCATCTGCTGGCTCCTGGCCATCTGCTGCAGAGTAATCACATTTAACATATTAATGACAGGGAATTTGGTCTCAGGTTCTGTTCATTGACATAAACATTTCCTTTGTGTTGCAGTTATAGATCTGCAAAGTATCactacccaaaaaaaaaaaaaaaggattacGCTTTGCAACTGTATCAAACGCGCCATGTCTTGTTTGGATGTGGGCAGATTTTGCAAAAGTGACCACTGCAAaacaacaacttttttttttacttgcaaATATTGCAAACATACATAACCCACAATCTGGATGCTGTTgctttaaaggggaattccacccaAAAATCTTTTATTCTACTGGAATTTTATTGATCATTTGATGGATCAGAATACACATCACACAGTCTAAAATTCCTATTGGCTATTTAATTTCTAAAGGACATGCACATTCTTTGAAATTaagtatatttattatatatataatatgataACCAATGTTACAGTTGTTAATCATGTTAAAGATGTAGGCAAATGTAaagttaggagtcttgcccaaggactcacGTTGACTTAATGTTGTGTGCCTGCCCCAGATGGGAATTTAACCCTAGTGTGTAGCGAGGAAGGCAGTTTATTTTTTGGGTGTAATTTCTCCTAAATGTATAGCTTTAGGTGTAAATAAAAGCCAGGAAAGCTCTCTAACTAGAGCTGCAGGAGCTGGCTGTGCCTTAGGGGGCTGGTCATGCAGTGTTAAAAGGAGGGGAGTGAACATGACAAGTAAGAGTGGCAGAGAAGAGGATCCTGGGCTTGAAAAGAAGCAAGAAGCTTGTGCTGtgaagaaaggaaggaaggtAGGGGGATCTCAGCTGCTATCGGGGTCTCCTTTACCTGCTTCACTGCATCCTCATAGCATGGGGGCCGTTTAATGGCAGATGCAGAGACTGAATTACAGAAGGCAGTGGTGGAGGTGGCACACTTTTGGTCAGGGTGCCTGGGAGTGTGTAATATGGCCATCTAAACGAGGAGATAGGGTGAAATGTTAAACCTCAGATGAGGAAGAGGGTCCGGAGAAAAGCTGAGAAGGTCTTGAGGGTCAAAAGGGGtcacacttttctgtgtatcatgcagtatgtgtgtgcgtatgtgtgtgcgtgtttggcCATGTGAATGGGGCAAACCAGAATCAGCTGTTCTATTTTCTTCTGCCTATTTGGCCTGGATTAAATTATAAACACTGGCTCATATCATACTTCCAAATCCTTCCATATGTTTGGCCATGTGATATGATCACATGACCATAATCATGCCCATAGAGAGACTTGTGACTTCTCATGTTTACACGATTCAGTGAATATTGGGCATATGAACACATGTGACCAGATGATTATGGAGACATCTAGAGAGTATTAAAGAAAGAGTATGATATGGTATGGTATTTCTGGACAATGTTTTTGATCACAGATTGCATTTATCTCAAGAGGATAAAGTGGAAAATGATCAGCATTTGTGTAATGCTTTCCCCAGATAGATTTTGTGCATGAATAAACTTAAGAAGGTAAGATAATTTGGACTAATCGCATCTCCTCACCAACCTTTTGCTGCGTGTTTTGGCTCTTGGCCTTAGAAGACCCTCTGGGGTTCAGGTTATTCTCGGCACTGTTGGAGTACACTGGCTGCAGGCTTCTTTGGTCAGCTGTGTAGGAACAGCTTACGGACTGAGCCACATTCTTCTGTGAGAGCTGCGACAGAGAGACATTTCATCTTTGAGGACAACAGTTCTGATTTAAATTCTGTACATGTTGTCATTgttgtatgtttatttaatgtgaaGCATTGTGTAGAAATGGCATTATACACTAATTTGAGTCCATATAGAAACTAATATTGTAGCCTGTCGTTCATGTTCTATTTACTTGCTACTTATTAGTTTTTACTAGTACTACTACTAGGATATTTTTTTAGTCTGTGAAATGTTCTGTAAGTGCTTGCAGAAAAACTGTTCTGCATTCAGAATACTACTGATTCCAACAccaaaatataaaatcaaaacgaactaaaaataattttagaaaATGGTTATGAGAGGATTTCAGGTTTCCTAGCATCGAAGCTAAGCTACTCAGGGGCTAAGCTAATCAGTTAGAATGTTTCCCCATAACCTGCACTCAAGTTACACTCCAGTTTAAGCTCCAAAACGACTCAATCCAATAGATAATGCTAAAATGAGTCTGAGaggaatgaaaatatatttttacagacAGATTACTAGCTGTATGGCAGAGGGGTAAGAAGCGTCATTAGGTGCCAAAGTACCTATCAAACCACACAGCTTGCTAGCAGTCTATTTtgattatattaattttaattggTAATTATGAAGCAGGGTTCATGATAAATTGTGTGCAATTCAATGTAATTTATTGAACATTAGCACTCCAGCTGGTTACTTAGCACTGACtgatttacattaaaaattatGTGAacctgtgtgagtgagagtgacagaTAAAGGGGAAACATAATAACGTTTTAAACTataggctctctctctcattatttaaattattgtttttttctacagacaagtcattttttaaaatcatattgCATTTTAGTTACAGGTACTTTAGTATTTTAGGTAGGTACGTGGTTTGTTAGGACAATGTATTTTCAATTGGACAAGACTTCAAATAagcataaaattaaatattattattaacatattaTTAACAACAAAATCTGGCTATTCCAGAAAGCCTTATTTCCTTCAACTGGAAAGTTGTTTTCTAAAGAGCTATAAATAATGACAAGACAACAGGACAATGCTCACTCTGACAGACGAAGAAGTCAATTAGGCTCGTATTTTGGACAGAATCCAAATTTAAGTCCAACAGAAAATATCTGGTCCCACATTAAACATAAACTACGTTGGAAATGTTTTTTAAGCGTAACTGTTATAAGCCGTCAACACTGAGTGTTGGATTTAAAGAAATCATAAGAAATGGCTGAAATAATAGTGTGTTTGATAAGCATGTGTTTTGCTATGTGCTATTTGATTTCTTTCTATTTAAGAGCTTAATCTTCTGCCATTTTGTGTTTGGccgattttttttgttttccttcagaAGTGTACAGAAAAAATCCTGTAGTTTTGTCGTGTATGCTGTTGTGTACCTGCATGGAATGTGGCCTGGCTCCAGTGTGGGGCAGAGGGTGTGAGCAGCTGTCTCTGCTCAGAGGAGGTGTGAGCATGTACTGATGGCTGGGGGAAGAGGGCAGGCTGTTGGGCTGTGGGCTGCTGGAGCTTTTGGTGACCGGTGAGTCTTGGGGTGAGCACTGAGGGCTCAGGTAAGCCGACAGTCCCGAGGGGCTCCTGGAAGAGGGAACGTCCAAACCTCGGAGCCCACCAGTCATGCCACAGTGACCCATGCCCTCCATACAGCTGTTGGGAGATGCGGTCTTGAGTGACTTTGAGGATAGTGGACAGCTGGAGGCCACATGCTCTTGCTTGACAGACACCCCTCCAAAGAAATGTTGCTGCATCTGGCCTGGGGGCTGGAGGTGTAGTGGCTGGGGTCCACTCTGGGGGTCTGGCAGCCCGTGACTGTGCTTTCTCTTGTGGAGCTGCATCCTCAGCTCCTCTACCTGCCGCTGCTCCTGGTGCAGTTTCCATGTCAGCTCCTCAATGACCTTCTGCTTTTCCACCAGCATCTTGTCTTTTTCAGCGTCCAGACCTGCAGGAGGATCCCCAGGAAGGCAGCCCCCTGTGAGGCCACTGGCCAGATTATGACATTCGTCAGCACTCAGGTGGGCTGGGGATGGCTGGAGGCCAAACTGTGGCGAGGACATGGTGACGTCGCTGAAGCTGTCTGGCAGGGAGCCGCTGACGGACAACTCGGAGGACGCAGGAGAGATGGGAGGTGTGGAGCTGGTGCTACAGAATGGGTAGTAGCCGCCCCCATGGGACATGACGCTAGATGAGCTGGGAGACTGGTAGGAGGATAGCGAGCCTGTGGGCGTCACTGGGAATGTCACGGTCGTGATGTCTCCAGAGCTGGAGGGAGAGCTGGAGCTGGGGTCTTTATAGGGCCTCAGTCTTTCTATGAGGGCCGTCTTGGTACCAGATACTGGAAGACCTCGTATTCGCAGCTGCTGTCTAAGCTCAGACACCTGGAAGCACAAAGCAGAGACAAATCTTCATTGCCATTTGAAGCCGATATCCTTTTGTATATAGATTCAGGTTATGTTGCCCACGGTAACAAAAATATGATATTGTGATTCTATATATCGCAAACCTATGACAAATCATAATAACTGAAGAAGATAAAACACTCCTAAATAGACAGATAGCAGGAATTATGTATTTGTTAGGACCAGTTTCCCTGAATTTGACAAGCAATATGACacaatgtacaataaaatgcataGCTTAGCTTCATGTCTCTAACACAAATACCCTGACGGCACCTGGTCTATGTCTAAGTGGGTCATCATTCCATTGTAAAATAGCCACAAACTGCCAGACAGTTGAACAATTCAGTAATGGCTATTCAGGGTTGTTGCATTGCCAttgtactttattttaaagacagctctttcaaaTCACAGTCTTTGTCCATTTCTTTTTGTGCCTTCACTGTTTTAAAAGCTAAGGCACAGAGTATCGACTTAAAAGAAGACAGTGTCTGCctgagtttctctctctccactgcagGTTCATT from Hoplias malabaricus isolate fHopMal1 chromosome 3, fHopMal1.hap1, whole genome shotgun sequence carries:
- the myocd gene encoding myocardin, with the translated sequence MNAVKSAEHRPEHSHGCRSMGNHSGQSSAKITPHTPSKNVLQLRLQQRRTREQLADQGIMPPLKSPAAFHEQRKSLERSKTGDYLKHKIRSRPEKTELVNMHILQDSASEGSNQDPQNKLKRARLADDLNEKIALRPGPLELVEKNIIPVDSTVKEAALKVNHGKFPKQEDSYAFEEDSSSESLSPDQPLSDESQSSAGPLTDPKGSIPSPSLTSSAQGSQIRETTPQNQEECAPTTNSQAAPPIPVPAIIKQSKTSDKNRHKKPKDIKPKVKKLKYHQYIPPDQKAEKSPPPMDSAYARLLQQQQLFLQLQILSQQKHQQQHSHAHQPQCPQSQSFSYQPLHQHQQPTNKQASEQLTPCSGATSTPSSNSSSPVKTTYCSPPSITPVRPGPLPANLDDLKVSELRQQLRIRGLPVSGTKTALIERLRPYKDPSSSSPSSSGDITTVTFPVTPTGSLSSYQSPSSSSVMSHGGGYYPFCSTSSTPPISPASSELSVSGSLPDSFSDVTMSSPQFGLQPSPAHLSADECHNLASGLTGGCLPGDPPAGLDAEKDKMLVEKQKVIEELTWKLHQEQRQVEELRMQLHKRKHSHGLPDPQSGPQPLHLQPPGQMQQHFFGGVSVKQEHVASSCPLSSKSLKTASPNSCMEGMGHCGMTGGLRGLDVPSSRSPSGLSAYLSPQCSPQDSPVTKSSSSPQPNSLPSSPSHQYMLTPPLSRDSCSHPLPHTGARPHSMQLSQKNVAQSVSCSYTADQRSLQPVYSNSAENNLNPRGSSKAKSQNTQQKQMARSQQMDELLDVLIESGEMPANVKEERSPVTKVVPHLTVSPSSNGATPLPKFHRHYSHMSPSQMPYDHTAAQGDCHLEVLLSPMSRQGDIIMPLKMGTEEGQLEEVSEGYPGHHHDDKLLSSRDMMDTPLSPMATKVSPVPADSQGLGMTFSESPWETMEWLDLTPPSSATAFTSSMPPPGPSIFNTEFLDVTDINLNSAMDLHLEHW